The Papaver somniferum cultivar HN1 chromosome 3, ASM357369v1, whole genome shotgun sequence genome includes a region encoding these proteins:
- the LOC113356843 gene encoding heat shock factor protein HSF24-like translates to MAHRCVPAPFLTKTYQLVEDSSTDEVVSWNETGTTFVVWKPADFARDLLPNYFKHNNFSSFVRQLNTYAFRKIVPDRWEFANDNFKRGEKELLSEIHRRKVVHPPPTKTLQTLADGKSNGSSSLSPSNPSEDQSCSETSNTGSKSQTMEETTNINQLYDLSNENEKLKKNNEILSSELAQTKKQCGELVNVLSKYFNVASGDIDRIMLESSASGSRSSHEQTVDIYEKDVDDDDENGRKEEEGMKLFGVWLKGSNKKRGRDEVNSNVRGSSSLKEMKTMECRGAPWMQITSSPGESSKVCN, encoded by the exons ATGGCACATAGATGTGTACCGGCACCATTCTTAACAAAGACATATCAATTGGTAGAAGATTCAAGTACTGATGAAGTTGTTTCATGGAATGAAACTGGTACTACTTTTGTTGTTTGGAAACCTGCTGATTTCGCTAGAGATTTGCTTCCTAATTACTTCAAACACAACAATTTCTCAAGCTTCGTTCGTCAACTTAATACTTAC GCATTTCGAAAGATCGTGCCAGATAGATGGGAGTTCGCAAACGACAACTTCAAGCGAGGAGAAAAAGAACTCCTCTCTGAGATCCACCGCAGAAAAGTAGTGCATCCTCCCCCAACGAAAACACTTCAGACGCTGGCTGATGGAAAATCCAATGGCAGTTCCTCATTGTCTCCGTCAAATCCGAGTGAAGACCAAAGTTGTTCAGAGACTTCAAATACTGGTTCCAAGAGTCAAACAATGGAGGAGACCACAAACATCAATCAACTGTACGATCTATCAAACGAAAATGAAAAGCTCaagaaaaacaatgaaatcctaagTTCAGAATTGGCGCAAACGAAGAAACAATGTGGAGAACTCGTAAATGTACTATCCAAGTATTTCAATGTGGCATCGGGTGATATAGACCGCATCATGTTGGAAAGTTCTGCCAGTGGGTCTAGGTCCAGCCATGAGCAAACAGTTGACATTTACGAAAAGGATGTTGATGATGACGACGAAAatggaagaaaagaagaggaaGGAATGAAATTGTTCGGGGTTTGGTTGAAAGGGAGTAATAAGAAGAGAGGGCGCGACGAGGTTAACAGTAATGTCCGTGGGTCATCGTCATTGAAAGAGATGAAGACAATGGAATGTCGTGGGGCACCGTGGATGCAGATCACTTCCTCCCCCGGCGAAAGCAGCAAAGTTTGCAACTAA